The DNA window CCCTAAAAGCTCTATTTTTATCATAATCATTGGCTTGTTTTTCGATATTGAAATACCGATGACCGCGAGGATCATTCCCTACTCCAGCCAAATACGCCCAATTGCCCCAATTGCTACAAACATCATAATCAATAAGTGTTTCCTCAAAATAGGCCGCACCCAATCGCCAATCCATATTCAATTCATTGCAAAAATAACTGGCTACATTTTGCCGACCACGATTACTCATAAAACCAGTTTGCTTCAATTCGCGCATATTGGCATTAATAAAATCAGAGTTGGTCACACCATTTACCCATTGCCACAGCAATTTTTCACGTAAGGATTTCGAATTGATTGTCTCCGATTTGATTCCAGAATACAAGAAAAATTTGGTTTGGTGTTTTTTGAACATAAACCGGAAAAAATCGCGCCACAACAATTCAAAAATCAACCAATAGGTAGAATCATTCGCGCCATATCGCTTTTCATATTTTTTGACCTCAGCGTATATAAATCGCGGCGAAACACAACCCAAAGCTAACCAAGCCGAAAATTTTGACGAATAATCGGCACCAATCATTCCGTTTCTGGTTTCTTTATAAGTGGACAAACTTTTTGTTTCAAAAAAATAATGATTCAAACGTTTTAAAGCTTCTGTTTCGCCACCTTTGAATTGCATAACTGCACGAGAATCTATTTTAGAAAATTCCAACCCCAAATCCTCTAAAGTCGGCAATTTCATTTGTGGTATTTCTGGCGAGTTGATTTGTTCCGGTTTTCTAAAAACACTTCTAATTTTAGATTCTTTCTCGATTTTCTTTCTAAAATTGGTAAAAACATCTGGAATATCTTTCACAGAAAAAGGCAAATCCTCGGCGTGATAAAGTGTGCTTGTGCTAAATGTTTCTAATTCGCAACGCAATTTAAACAGCTCGGCTTGTACTACTTTTTCGGTTTGCTTTTCTTCGAAAGCCACTTCGCGTTTGGCAAACACTTTCTGTGCTTTATATTCTTGAACTATTTTAGCCAGTTCAACTTCGGGTTTTCCTTTCAGAATCACTAAACCGGAACCCAATTTTCGTAGATTTTTATCGAAATCTTCTACCGAGTCTAATAAAAATTGCGCTCTGAAGCTTCCCGTTTTTTTAAATCCGTAGGCGGTGGTTTCAAAATGGGAATCGTCAAAACAATACACCGGAATTATTTGTTCGCTTTGCGCTATGGCTTTTAGAAGCGTCTCATTATCTTCTACTCTTAAATCGGTTTTAAACCAAATGATACTGGTTTTCATAATTCATTTATATTTTTCAAATAATAATCGGCTTGTTGCAACAATTCGGCTTTGGCTTCGGGTTGCATTTTTCGCCACACATTATACATCATTCCAATTCGGGGATTCTTACCTAGTTTATCTTCGTTTTTGTCGTAAAAGTTCCAATACAAACTATTGAATGGACAGGCTTTATCGCCAGTTTTTACGGCTTTTTTATAATAACACGAACCGCAATAATGACTCATTTTGTCAATATAGGCCGCAGAACTTACATAGGGTTTTGTGCCTACAATTCCGCCATCGGCAAACTGGCTCATTCCGCGCGTGTTGGTAATTTCGACCCATTCGATGGCATCAATATAAATTCCAAGATACCAAGCGTCGACCTCATCAGGATGAACTCCAGCCAAAAGCGCAAAATTCCCTGTAATCATCAAGCGTTGAATATGGTGCGCATAGGCAAAATTCAAAGATTGATGGATGGCGTCTTTCAGGCAATTCATTTTGGTTTTTCCCGTCCAAAACCAATCGGGTAATTTATTTTGATTATCGAAAAAATTCATCGAAGCATAATCGGGCATTTTGTTCCAATAAATGCCTCGCATATATTCTCTCCAACCAATAATTTGTCGCACAAAACCTTCCAACTGATTGTATTCTATTGCATCCGGACGATGCTCCCATTCTTGAATGACTCTTTGGATGACTTCGGAAGGGGAAATCAATTTACAATTCATCGAAAACGACAATCGTGCGTGATACAAAGACCATTCGTTCGGCGTCATCGCATCTTGATAGCTTCCGAAAAGCGACAAACATTCGGTGGCAAAAAACTCCAATAATTCAAGTGATTGTTTCCTGTTTATAGGCCAAACAAAATTTTTAGCATCAATAGTTCCAATGGTTTTAATGTTTGTTTTATTGATTTCAGCAACAATTTCTGAAACATCATTATTAAAAACCAAAGGCGGAGTTGGTTTGTGATTTTTGGGTAATTTTTTTCGATTTTCTCCATCATAATTCCACTTTCCGGTCAATGGTTTGTCGCCTTGCATCAAAACATTATGCTTTTTGCGCATTTTATGGTAAAAACTTTCCATCAAAAACGTCTTTTTGCCTTCGAAAAAATCGCCTAATTCAGTTCTGGAACTCATAAAATGCTCTGAATCCACAACCGAAGTTGTAATGGAAAGCGATTTGCAGAAATTTTTCAATAATTCGTCTAATCTATATTCATCTGGCAATTGGTATTCGAAATGGGTGAATTGCTCTTTTTCGATTAAATATTGGATATTTTTATCAAAGGTTTGCAAATTGGTTGCCGCATTCAAATGAAAATAAATCACTTGATGATTTTGCTGAATTAATTCATTAGAAAACTCTTGCATAGCCGCAAAGAATCCAGCAATTTTCTGAATGTGATGTGTGGCATAATCTGTTTCGGAACGGATTTCCATCAAAACATAAATGACCGAATCGTCTTGGGTTTGATACCAAGAATGATTTATATT is part of the Flavobacterium nackdongense genome and encodes:
- a CDS encoding cryptochrome/photolyase family protein; its protein translation is MQKTLRLILGDQLNINHSWYQTQDDSVIYVLMEIRSETDYATHHIQKIAGFFAAMQEFSNELIQQNHQVIYFHLNAATNLQTFDKNIQYLIEKEQFTHFEYQLPDEYRLDELLKNFCKSLSITTSVVDSEHFMSSRTELGDFFEGKKTFLMESFYHKMRKKHNVLMQGDKPLTGKWNYDGENRKKLPKNHKPTPPLVFNNDVSEIVAEINKTNIKTIGTIDAKNFVWPINRKQSLELLEFFATECLSLFGSYQDAMTPNEWSLYHARLSFSMNCKLISPSEVIQRVIQEWEHRPDAIEYNQLEGFVRQIIGWREYMRGIYWNKMPDYASMNFFDNQNKLPDWFWTGKTKMNCLKDAIHQSLNFAYAHHIQRLMITGNFALLAGVHPDEVDAWYLGIYIDAIEWVEITNTRGMSQFADGGIVGTKPYVSSAAYIDKMSHYCGSCYYKKAVKTGDKACPFNSLYWNFYDKNEDKLGKNPRIGMMYNVWRKMQPEAKAELLQQADYYLKNINEL
- a CDS encoding DASH family cryptochrome encodes the protein MKTSIIWFKTDLRVEDNETLLKAIAQSEQIIPVYCFDDSHFETTAYGFKKTGSFRAQFLLDSVEDFDKNLRKLGSGLVILKGKPEVELAKIVQEYKAQKVFAKREVAFEEKQTEKVVQAELFKLRCELETFSTSTLYHAEDLPFSVKDIPDVFTNFRKKIEKESKIRSVFRKPEQINSPEIPQMKLPTLEDLGLEFSKIDSRAVMQFKGGETEALKRLNHYFFETKSLSTYKETRNGMIGADYSSKFSAWLALGCVSPRFIYAEVKKYEKRYGANDSTYWLIFELLWRDFFRFMFKKHQTKFFLYSGIKSETINSKSLREKLLWQWVNGVTNSDFINANMRELKQTGFMSNRGRQNVASYFCNELNMDWRLGAAYFEETLIDYDVCSNWGNWAYLAGVGNDPRGHRYFNIEKQANDYDKNRAFRDLWLQKK